The Nocardioides sp. S-1144 genome includes a region encoding these proteins:
- a CDS encoding PH domain-containing protein, with protein MVISSKLLNPGEEIVVSTRTHAKALLLPLATLVVLLALGVLAQTFVDQGTVTLVVWVVLALLAVWRVVWPFLEWLTASYTITNRRLITRHGVITRRGHDIPLGRISDVAYERDLIDRMLGCGTLVISDASTNGQVLIYDIPRVEDTQRRLNHLLHGLHGGETRTHEGH; from the coding sequence GTGGTCATCTCCTCCAAGCTGCTCAACCCGGGTGAAGAGATCGTCGTCAGCACCCGCACCCACGCCAAGGCGCTGCTGCTGCCGCTGGCGACCCTGGTGGTGCTGCTCGCCCTCGGCGTCCTCGCCCAGACCTTCGTCGACCAGGGCACCGTCACGCTGGTGGTGTGGGTCGTCCTCGCGCTGCTCGCGGTGTGGCGCGTGGTGTGGCCGTTCCTGGAGTGGCTCACCGCGTCGTACACGATCACCAACCGCCGCCTGATCACCCGCCACGGCGTGATCACCCGCCGCGGCCACGACATCCCGCTGGGCCGGATCAGCGACGTCGCCTACGAGCGCGACCTGATCGACCGGATGCTCGGCTGCGGCACGCTGGTCATCAGCGACGCCAGCACCAACGGTCAGGTGCTGATCTACGACATCCCGCGGGTCGAGGACACGCAGCGGCGGCTCAACCACCTGCTGCACGGTCTCCACGGCGGCGAGACCCGGACCCACGAGGGGCACTGA
- a CDS encoding biotin--[acetyl-CoA-carboxylase] ligase has product MTTDSTERPPLDKARLTSEHPELMPDLTVEVVDVLESSNAVAAERAQEGAPDGLVIVADHQSAGRGRLDRTWETPPGTAVTFSVLLRPDAPTRSWPWLPLLTGYAVDKALKSHGLEAGVKWPNDVLVGEKKVAGILVERLETPTGPAAIVGVGINVGLRADELPVPTATSLEIELGRPVDRTDVLVEVLNAIREAVDAWELGGDLNGMRLRDSYAAACVTVGRDVRVDLPDGSVLEGRAVEIDPTGQLVVEHDGVRTPVAAGDVVHVRTA; this is encoded by the coding sequence GTGACCACGGACTCGACCGAGCGCCCACCACTCGACAAGGCCCGCCTGACGAGCGAGCACCCGGAGCTGATGCCCGACCTCACCGTCGAGGTCGTCGACGTCCTCGAGTCCTCGAACGCCGTCGCCGCCGAGCGTGCGCAGGAGGGGGCGCCCGACGGTCTCGTGATCGTCGCCGACCACCAGAGCGCCGGGCGCGGCCGCCTCGACCGCACCTGGGAGACGCCGCCCGGGACGGCGGTCACCTTCTCGGTGCTGCTGCGGCCCGACGCCCCGACCCGCTCGTGGCCCTGGCTCCCGCTGCTCACCGGCTACGCCGTCGACAAGGCCCTGAAGTCCCACGGTCTCGAGGCCGGGGTGAAGTGGCCCAACGACGTCCTGGTGGGCGAGAAGAAGGTCGCCGGCATCCTCGTGGAGCGCCTCGAGACGCCGACCGGCCCGGCCGCGATCGTCGGCGTCGGCATCAACGTGGGCCTCCGCGCCGACGAGCTGCCCGTCCCGACGGCGACCTCGCTCGAGATCGAGCTCGGCCGCCCCGTCGACCGCACCGACGTCCTCGTCGAGGTGCTCAACGCGATCCGCGAGGCCGTCGACGCCTGGGAGCTCGGGGGTGACCTCAACGGCATGCGGCTGCGCGACTCCTACGCCGCCGCCTGCGTCACGGTCGGACGCGACGTCCGCGTCGACCTCCCCGACGGCTCCGTCCTCGAGGGGCGCGCGGTCGAGATCGACCCGACCGGGCAGCTCGTCGTCGAGCACGACGGCGTGCGCACGCCGGTCGCGGCCGGCGACGTCGTGCACGTGCGGACCGCCTGA